A single genomic interval of Lathyrus oleraceus cultivar Zhongwan6 chromosome 7, CAAS_Psat_ZW6_1.0, whole genome shotgun sequence harbors:
- the LOC127102321 gene encoding uncharacterized protein LOC127102321 produces the protein MAAHNVQFQEETRNNQKNTTSSIKNLEVQMGQIAKQLASSSQAQGALPSATVKNPRKHNNVSVVTTRSAKSDEVVEEVDEEENQLIEVDLEIKENKVAREEMVAPKPVVKKTFIEPKPVVKLPFPTRHKKKGQHEKNFEKFLELFKKLEINIPLLEALEQMPTYAKFMKDIISKRRTIDTNPIILTETCSAILQGMKIPIKKKDRGAITISCTIGDRSFNKALINLGASVSLMSLSIYKKLGIGVVQDTRMTLKLADHSVKKPYGTVEDVLVKIDKFVFPVDFVILEMPEDEEIPLILRRPFLETGRGLINIEEGTMTLKVYDEDLKIDVRNTMRYKDDICTSHSIEVLDQVMTYDSPLNAPQSPLERVLSLPIFDSDKEVDNGESEVMALLDA, from the coding sequence ATGGCAGCTCATAATGTTCAATTTCAAGAAGAAACTCGgaacaatcagaaaaacaccacatCATCCATAAAGAATCTTGAAGTACAAATGGGTCAAATCGCTAAGCAATTAGCTTCgagttctcaagcacaaggtgcTCTACCGAGTGCAACCGTGAAAAATCCTAGAaagcataataatgtgagtgttGTGACAACAAGAAGTGCTAAATCTGATGAAGTAGTCGAGGAGGTGGATGAAGAGGAAAATCAATTGATTGAAGTGGATCTTGAGATCAAAGAAAATAAAGTTGCGAGGGAAGAAATGGTAGCACCGAAACCTGTTGTGAAAAAAACATTCATTGAGCCTAAACCGGTTGTTAAGCTCCCCTTCCCCACTAGGCACAAGAAAAAGGGacaacatgagaaaaactttgaaaaattcttagagttgttcaagaagctAGAGATCAACATTCCTCTGTTGGaggcacttgaacaaatgcctacttatgccaagttcatgaaagacatcattTCGAAGAGGCGAACCATCGACACCAACCCGATTATTCTaaccgaaacttgtagtgctattttgcagggtatgaagattccaaTAAAGAAGAAAGATCGAGGAGCTATTACCATCTCTTGTACTATTGGAGATAGGTCATTCAACAAAGCTCTTATTAATCtgggagctagtgtgagtcttatgtcgttatccatttacaagaagcTTGGTATAGGGGTTGTGCAAGACACCAGGATGACACTCAAACTCGCCGATCATTCGGTCAAGAAACCGTATGGTACTGTTGAAGATGTTCTTGtgaaaattgacaagtttgtatTTCCGGTAGATTTTGTAATTCTTgagatgccggaagatgaagagatcccGCTCATTCTTAGGAGACCCTTTTTAGAAACAGGACGGGGTTTGATAAACATAGAAGAAGGAACTATGACGCTAAAGGTTTATGATGAGGATTTGAAAATTGATGTTCGAAACACCATGAGGTACAAGGATGATATTTGTACCAGTCACAGTATAGAGGTTCTGGATCAGGTGATGACATATGATAGTCCTTTGAATGCACCACAATCacctttggaaagagtgttgagtTTGCCCATTTTCGATAGTGATAAAGAAGTGGACAACGGGGAATCTGAAGTGATGGCCTTGTTAGATGCATAA